Proteins encoded in a region of the Pelmatolapia mariae isolate MD_Pm_ZW linkage group LG16_19, Pm_UMD_F_2, whole genome shotgun sequence genome:
- the fzd5 gene encoding frizzled-5 — protein sequence MASAVRHMPWPLIMLLLLLLLHSPGFTLGASKDLVCEPITVPMCRGIGYNLTHMPNQFNHDTQEEVGLEVHQFWPLVRIRCSPDLLFFLCSMYTPICLPDYRKPLPPCRSVCERAKRGCSPLMSQYGFEWPERMSCEQLPQLGDETLCMDQNSSETTTLAPPFPKPTPKGRTRPPSPPQCDRECRCREPLIPIMRESHSLYGRVQTGPQLNCAQPCHLPFFSPDEHAFTSFWVGLWSVLCFISTLTTVATFLIDMERFKYPERPIIFLAACYLFVSLGYIIRLVAGHERVACGSSGDHLHILYDTNGPALCTLVFLLVYFFGMASSIWWVVLSFTWFLAAGMKWGSEAIAGYSQYFHLAAWLIPSVKTIVVLALSSVDGDPVAGICYVGNQSLENLRGFVLAPLVVYLFTGSLFLLAGFVSLFRIRSIIKQGGTKTDKLERLMIRIGLFTVLYTVPATIVVACLVYEQHYRPGWERALACLCPSERQRLGLGPDYAVFMLKYFMCLVVGITSGVWIWSGKTLESWRRFVARCCPCWPQKATAPPSMYSEASTALTGHTGTGLTPGIYHKAVPPHI from the coding sequence atggcaTCTGCAGTGAGACACATGCCGTGGCCCCTcataatgctgctgctgctgctgctcctccactcCCCTGGCTTCACATTAGGTGCTTCTAAGGATCTGGTGTGTGAGCCCATAACTGTGCCCATGTGTCGGGGCATTGGTTACAACCTGACCCACATGCCCAATCAGTTTAACCACGACACCCAGGAAGAGGTGGGCCTGGAGGTCCACCAGTTCTGGCCCCTGGTCCGGATCCGCTGCTCTCCAGACTTACTCTTCTTCCTGTGCAGCATGTACACACCGATTTGCCTGCCAGACTACCGCAAGCCGCTCCCACCCTGCCGCTCGGTGTGTGAACGAGCCAAACGGGGCTGCTCGCCTCTCATGAGTCAGTATGGCTTTGAGTGGCCCGAGAGGATGAGCTGTGAGCAGCTGCCACAGCTAGGGGACGAGACCCTGTGCATGGACCAGAACAGCAGCGAGACCACCACCCTGGCTCCCCCGTTCCCCAAGCCCACCCCTAAGGGCAGGACTAGACCACCGAGCCCCCCGCAGTGCGACAGGGAGTGCCGCTGCAGAGAGCCGCTGATCCCCATCATGAGGGAGTCTCACAGCCTGTATGGCCGGGTCCAGACTGGCCCGCAGCTCAACTGCGCCCAGCCCTGCCACCTGCCTTTCTTCTCGCCAGATGAGCACGCCTTTACTAGCTTCTGGGTGGGACTGTGGTCGGTGCTGTGCTTCATCTCCACCTTGACAACCGTTGCCACCTTTCTCATTGACATGGAACGCTTCAAGTACCCAGAGAGGCCCATCATCTTCCTGGCTGCCTGCTACCTCTTTGTCTCCTTGGGTTACATCATCCGTCTGGTGGCAGGTCACGAGCGAGTGGCGTGTGGCTCCAGCGGTGACCACCTGCACATCCTCTACGACACCAACGGCCCCGCTCTCTGCACGCTCGTCTTCTTGCTGGTGTACTTCTTCGGCATGGCCAGCTCCATCTGGTGGGTGGTGCTGTCCTTCACCTGGTTTCTGGCCGCAGGGATGAAGTGGGGCAGCGAGGCCATCGCGGGATACTCACAGTATTTCCACCTCGCCGCTTGGCTCATCCCCAGCGTCAAGACCATCGTGGTGCTGGCTCTCAGCTCTGTGGATGGGGACCCTGTGGCTGGAATCTGCTATGTGGGGAACCAGAGTCTGGAGAATCTGAGGGGATTTGTGCTCGCACCTCTTGTGGTTTACCTCTTCACCGGATCGCTTTTCTTACTCGCCGGCTTCGTTTCTCTGTTCCGCATCAGGAGCATCATTAAGCAAGGTGGCACCAAGACGGACAAACTGGAGCGGCTGATGATTCGCATCGGGCTCTTTACGGTGCTGTACACTGTCCCCGCCACTATTGTGGTGGCCTGCCTGGTTTATGAGCAGCACTACCGGCCCGGCTGGGAGCGAGCTTTGGCCTGCCTCTGCCCGTCCGAACGCCAGCGCTTGGGACTAGGCCCGGACTACGCCGTCTTCATGCTCAAATATTTCATGTGCTTAGTGGTGGGCATCACCTCAGGAGTCTGGATTTGGTCAGGAAAAACTTTAGAGTCCTGGAGGAGGTTTGTGGCTCGATGCTGTCCCTGTTGGCCACAGAAAGCCACCGCTCCACCCTCCATGTACAGCGAGGCCAGTACTGCTTTAACTGGACATACTGGAACTGGGCTGACACCAGGGATCTACCATAAAGCTGTTCCGCCTCATATATGA
- the ccnyl1 gene encoding cyclin-Y-like protein 1 isoform X1: MGNTVSCCVSPESSPKLPSRLPAERLEEFQTSTEVSDDTVPYLQHISDREVPDELALESNPSDHARASTIFLSKSQTDVRDKRKSNHINHVSHVSPGPLSKKYSSCSTIFIDDSTVSQPNLKSTIKCVTLAIYYHIKNRDSDRSLDIFDEKLHPLSREPVPEDYAFVDPEHKLIYRFVRTLFSAAQLTAECAIVTLVYLERLLTYAELDICPANWKRIVLGAILLASKVWDDQAVWNVDYCQILKDITVEDMNEMERHFLELLQFNINVPASVYAKYYFDLRQLADDNNLSFPLEPLNNQRAQKLEAISRLCEDKYKDLSRAAMRRSLSADNLIGIRRSNAVLS, translated from the exons ATGGGGAATACGGTGTCATGCTGCGTGTCTCCGGAGTCGAGCCCCAAACTGCCATCGAGACTGCCGGCAGAGCGGCTGGAGGAGTTCCAGACCAGCACCGAAGTGAGCGACGACACTGTGCCCTACCTGCAGCACATAAGCGACAGAGAGGTCCCTGATG AGCTGGCCTTGGAGTCTAATCCATCGGACCACGCCCGAGCAAGCACCATCTTCCTTAGCAAGTCCCAGACAGACG TACGAGACAAGAGGAAAAGCAACCACATAAACCATGTCAGTCAT GTGTCCCCTGGTCCACTCTCAAAGAAATACAGCTCCTGTTCAACCATCTTCATAGACGACAGCACCGTCAGCCAGCCAAACCTCAAAAGCACAATCAAATG tgTCACTTTAGCAATATACTACCACATCAAAAACAG GGACTCGGACAGGTCACTGGACATCTTTGATGAGAAGTTGCACCCCTTGTCG AGAGAGCCAGTGCCTGAAGACTACGCATTTGTAGACCCAGAACACAAACTGATCTACCGCTTCGTCAGGACGCTCTTCAGTGCTGCACAGCTGACTGCAGAATGTGCCATCGTCACTCTT GTGTACCTGGAGCGCCTGCTGACCTACGCTGAGCTGGATATCTGCCCCGCCAACTGGAAGCGCATTGTCCTGGGAGCCATCTTACTGGCTTCTAAAGTCTGGGATGACCAAGCTGTGTGGAATGTCGACTACTGCCAGATCCTAAAagacatcactgtggaggacat GAATGAGATGGAGCGCCACTTCCTGGAACTTCTgcaatttaacatcaatgtGCCGGCCAGCGTCTACGCCAAGTACTACTTTGACCTGCGACAGCTGGCCGATGACAACAACCTCAGTTTCCCTCTGGAACCCCTCAACAACCAGCGTGCCCAGAAACTAGAG GCCATTTCAAGACTATGTGAAGACAAGTACAAGGACCTCAGTCGAGCCGCAATGAGGCGATCTCTCAGCGCAGACAACCTGATAGGTATACGACGCTCCAATGCTGTGCTCTCATAG
- the ccnyl1 gene encoding cyclin-Y-like protein 1 isoform X2 — protein MGNTVSCCVSPESSPKLPSRLPAERLEEFQTSTEVSDDTVPYLQHISDREVPDELALESNPSDHARASTIFLSKSQTDVRDKRKSNHINHVSHVSPGPLSKKYSSCSTIFIDDSTVSQPNLKSTIKCVTLAIYYHIKNRDSDRSLDIFDEKLHPLSREPVPEDYAFVDPEHKLIYRFVRTLFSAAQLTAECAIVTLVYLERLLTYAELDICPANWKRIVLGAILLASKVWDDQAVWNVDYCQILKDITVEDIVFVIPVRSGWRDGKKSRGRERNRDGEKRRGGSQVLSLLLHNGPGSRPLH, from the exons ATGGGGAATACGGTGTCATGCTGCGTGTCTCCGGAGTCGAGCCCCAAACTGCCATCGAGACTGCCGGCAGAGCGGCTGGAGGAGTTCCAGACCAGCACCGAAGTGAGCGACGACACTGTGCCCTACCTGCAGCACATAAGCGACAGAGAGGTCCCTGATG AGCTGGCCTTGGAGTCTAATCCATCGGACCACGCCCGAGCAAGCACCATCTTCCTTAGCAAGTCCCAGACAGACG TACGAGACAAGAGGAAAAGCAACCACATAAACCATGTCAGTCAT GTGTCCCCTGGTCCACTCTCAAAGAAATACAGCTCCTGTTCAACCATCTTCATAGACGACAGCACCGTCAGCCAGCCAAACCTCAAAAGCACAATCAAATG tgTCACTTTAGCAATATACTACCACATCAAAAACAG GGACTCGGACAGGTCACTGGACATCTTTGATGAGAAGTTGCACCCCTTGTCG AGAGAGCCAGTGCCTGAAGACTACGCATTTGTAGACCCAGAACACAAACTGATCTACCGCTTCGTCAGGACGCTCTTCAGTGCTGCACAGCTGACTGCAGAATGTGCCATCGTCACTCTT GTGTACCTGGAGCGCCTGCTGACCTACGCTGAGCTGGATATCTGCCCCGCCAACTGGAAGCGCATTGTCCTGGGAGCCATCTTACTGGCTTCTAAAGTCTGGGATGACCAAGCTGTGTGGAATGTCGACTACTGCCAGATCCTAAAagacatcactgtggaggacat TGTCTTTGTGATCCCGGTCCGGTCTGGATGGAGGGATGGGAAGAAGagtagagggagagagagaaacagagacggAGAGAAACGGAGAGGAGGGTCTCAAGTGCTCTCACTGCTTCTACATAATGGTCCTGGCTCTCGCCCGCTCCATTAG